One segment of Rubripirellula amarantea DNA contains the following:
- a CDS encoding M56 family metallopeptidase, whose amino-acid sequence MESFWQPWLFSNAAIALVIAVMAWLTHRVFERPAVAHFAWILVLVKLLTPPLQTIPLVVAISTPTWHERFTLATERPASTASSITLIALCIWVLGSVLMFVWILIGTRRVSRLLDYRGRYDHDATQLLAKVEVSATSVKGMVPQVWLVDAIISPMLYCPLRWNISSSAKIVFPKTLWQSLDESSRCVLLRHELAHWYRRDWLVRFLEMFAMVCLWWHPLVWIAKRQIENCEERCCDIAAVASTPKLRRTYAEAIMHTLDFLCKPLERDRSEVRTRPLASGVGRFPTMENRLRQIMKPSRQESLIDLSKCRIGYGRGIGLLLIVVLISPSLTWRFMRSPPFEDVNPAVLNASSEVDLDISPRFQSRQRTP is encoded by the coding sequence ATGGAATCTTTTTGGCAACCATGGTTGTTCAGCAACGCGGCGATCGCTCTGGTGATCGCGGTGATGGCATGGCTCACGCACCGAGTGTTCGAACGACCTGCTGTGGCGCATTTCGCGTGGATCTTGGTGCTCGTCAAACTGCTTACGCCACCGTTGCAAACGATTCCGCTCGTGGTCGCCATTTCAACGCCAACTTGGCACGAACGTTTCACGTTGGCGACTGAACGTCCGGCATCGACCGCATCCTCGATTACCTTGATTGCTCTTTGCATTTGGGTGCTAGGATCGGTGCTGATGTTCGTATGGATCTTGATCGGAACTCGTCGCGTGAGTCGATTGTTGGATTACCGCGGGCGATACGATCACGATGCAACTCAATTGTTGGCCAAGGTGGAAGTGAGTGCCACAAGTGTGAAGGGCATGGTCCCGCAAGTCTGGTTGGTGGATGCGATTATTTCGCCGATGTTGTACTGCCCACTACGATGGAATATTTCGTCATCAGCCAAGATTGTTTTTCCTAAGACGCTCTGGCAATCGCTCGACGAATCGTCTCGATGCGTTTTGCTGCGTCATGAACTCGCTCATTGGTATCGCCGCGATTGGTTGGTGCGATTTTTAGAGATGTTTGCCATGGTGTGTTTGTGGTGGCACCCCTTGGTTTGGATTGCTAAACGTCAAATCGAAAATTGTGAAGAACGATGTTGTGACATTGCAGCCGTGGCGTCGACGCCGAAATTAAGACGTACGTATGCCGAAGCGATCATGCACACGCTTGATTTTCTTTGTAAGCCCTTGGAACGGGATCGCAGCGAAGTGAGAACGCGACCGCTTGCTTCGGGCGTGGGGCGATTTCCGACCATGGAAAATCGGCTGCGTCAAATAATGAAGCCGTCTAGGCAGGAATCGTTGATCGATCTTTCGAAATGTCGAATCGGATACGGGCGAGGAATTGGATTGCTGTTAATCGTGGTCCTCATTTCACCGTCATTGACGTGGCGGTTCATGCGTTCACCTCCTTTCGAAGACGTGAACCCGGCTGTCCTGAATGCTAGTTCCGAAGTGGATTTGGATATTTCGCCACGCTTTCAAAGTCGCCAACGTACGCCATAG
- a CDS encoding BlaI/MecI/CopY family transcriptional regulator: MARKAQDVTEAELAILEKIWSDGPISVKELAVNLYGEATTSTTATVQKLLGRLETKGCVDRDPTVWPRLFRAAIDRDELIHRRLQITADELCEGSLGPLLSHLIKRSGLSRTERTKLRSMLDNLDNES; the protein is encoded by the coding sequence ATGGCCCGCAAGGCTCAAGACGTCACGGAAGCCGAACTGGCGATTCTCGAGAAAATCTGGTCTGACGGTCCGATTAGTGTCAAGGAATTGGCCGTCAATCTGTACGGCGAGGCCACCACGTCGACGACCGCCACCGTCCAGAAACTACTTGGTCGGTTAGAAACCAAAGGCTGTGTGGATCGTGATCCGACTGTTTGGCCGCGACTGTTTCGCGCCGCAATCGATCGCGATGAGCTTATCCATCGCCGTTTGCAAATCACCGCCGACGAACTTTGCGAAGGTTCTCTCGGTCCGCTACTAAGCCACCTGATTAAGCGATCAGGGTTGTCGCGTACCGAACGCACCAAACTGCGATCAATGCTCGACAATTTAGACAATGAGTCATAG